One genomic window of Scatophagus argus isolate fScaArg1 chromosome 16, fScaArg1.pri, whole genome shotgun sequence includes the following:
- the sh2b1 gene encoding SH2B adapter protein 1 translates to MNGSLLTPPSPRAANSSPLPPSPSPSPSPPSPSLLPLSPRPPPLPPLVSPPPQAHPSSLSDTPTPSPSPCLSWTEFCELHARVAAGDFARHFRAFLLENPHYSPDSAAAFCRRFTDRFVRHFQSELEGALPPSCASARDDMVSWAPQSDATSLEEEAVSPLSASGGPILPCPPTNTTRGLSKPAPARLVLENRSGDRFQDSYAQGQVLPPSSSSSCCSSVGGNNGRREERGAMIGPGNGEAPVEEEEDSWLGVTSVGEDAEPEEQEGESTEVDSADPSHTPQIQPSSVTPPPGSKGNSTPSSSKNKLKKRFSLRSVGRSVRGSVRGILHWRSSSSDSAQSQLPSSYSYTMGVQDAALVSTSKRNSGTQPPTPTSSMPVSLSMPLSLPHSSSSSLPPSSSSSATSLSLSEAARDRRRSNGEGGEKEKWSHRLEKLRLSRSPPPVLTPAAVSSHSSSALPPSSAAAAAMGPPRKVGRLVREGGVSVSSSSDELSASHSFSGFSFGLLHHGTDNNNAASASSAAAQAGPVQPLASGGNVPWRGGRWHKCRLVLRERDREGGERGEEYYLEFFIPPKSSKPRLTVPCCSIVDVRSTTALEVPDKENTFLLQLEGSAQYVIETRDAVQMRAWLSDIRNGICLSEQEDAEGVCVGPLDISGTPEIVDRLSQVCYGGIGGSSPLMDPLPPELPPRAPLDEPDSRILVGGGAGLGTPFAETPDATGSFLFSETTTAEAVEHPLSECQWFHGTLSRLKAAQLVLAGGPASHGVFLVRQSETRRGEYVLTFNFQGKAKHLRLSLNEDGQCRVQHLWFQSIFDMLEHFRVHPIPLESGGASDVTLISFVGATAVRQPGRDRAGSRPTVCDVITTRHPDSPSTPISDCVLDQQTP, encoded by the exons ATGAACGGCTCTCTGTTAACCCCGCCCAGCCCACGGGCGGCAAACTCCTCCCCTTTacctccctcaccctccccaTCTCCAtcccctccatctccctctttgCTGCCCCTGTCACCCCGCCCGCCTCCCCTGCCGCCTCTGGTGAGCCCTCCACCTCAGGCTCATCCATCCTCCCTGTCTGACACCCCCACACCTTCTCCCTCGCCCTGCCTGAGCTGGACCGAATTCTGTGAGCTCCACGCCCGTGTCGCAGCTGGTGACTTTGCACGTCACTTTCGGGCCTTTCTCCTGGAAAACCCCCACTACTCTCCAGATTCAGCTGCCGCTTTCTGCCGGCGTTTCACCGACCGTTTTGTTCGTCACTTCCAGAGCGAGCTGGAGGGGGCGCTCCCGCCAAGCTGTGCTTCTGCGAGGGACGATATGGTGAGCTGGGCTCCCCAGTCAGATGCTACTTCCCTGGAAGAGGAAGCGGTCTCACCCCTGTCAGCGTCTGGGGGACCTATTCTCCCATGTCCCCCAACTAACACAACACGGGGCTTGTCCAAGCCTGCACCGGCACGGCTGGTGTTGGAGAACCGTAGTGGGGACAGGTTTCAAGATTCTTATGCCCAGGGCCAAGTCCTGCCCCCGTCTTCATCATCGTCATGTTGCTCATCAGTAGGAGGGAACAATGGGAGACGTGAAGAGAGGGGGGCTATGATTGGCCCTGGAAATGGGGAAGCACCAgttgaagaagaggaggacagctgGTTAGGGGTGACATCTGTGGGGGAAGATGCTGAGCCagaagagcaggaaggagaATCCACAGAGGTGGACAGTGCAGACCCCTCCCACACTCCTCAGATTCAGCCTTCCTCTGTCACTCCTCCTCCTGGATCCAAAGGTAACAGTACGCCCAGCTCCtccaaaaacaaactaaagaaGCGCTTTTCCCTGCGGAGTGTGGGTCGGAGTGTTCGGGGCAGTGTGCGGGGCATCCTTCACTGGCGAAGCTCTTCCAGTGACTCGGCCCAGAGCCAGCTGCCCTCCAGCTACAGCTACACGATGGGTGTGCAAGACGCTGCCTTGGTTTCAACTTCGAAGAGGAACTCTGGTACACAGCCTCCCacacccacctcctccatgcctgtttctctgtccatgcccctctcccttcctcactcctcttcctcctcactgccTCCCTCATCTTCGAGCAGCgccacctctctgtctctttcgGAGGCTGCTCGCGATCGGCGGCGGAGCAACGGTGAAGGTGGTGAGAAGGAGAAGTGGAGCCATCGTCTGGAGAAACTCAGACTGTCACGatcccctcctcctgtcctcaccCCAGCCGCCGTCAGCTCTCACTCCTCTTCCGCACTGCCTCCAAGCAGCGCCGCCGCCGCTGCCATGGGCCCTCCGAGGAAGGTAGGCCGGCTGGTGCGGGAGGGCGGAGTGAGCGTCAGTTCATCCAGCGACGAGTTAAGTGCGAGCCACAGCTTTTCTGGTTTCTCGTTTGGTCTGCTGCATCATGGTACAGACAATAACAACGCTGCTTCAGCTTCATCTGCCGCAGCTCAGGCAGGTCCAGTGCAGCCTCTGGCCAGCGGAGGGAACGTCCCCTGGAGAGGAGGACGCTGGCATAAATGTCGTCTGGTCctcagagagagggacagagaaggTGGTGAGCGGGGAGAAGAGTACTATTTGGAATTCTTCATTCCACCTAAA TCGTCGAAGCCCCGACTGACGGTCCCCTGCTGCTCAATCGTGGATGTTAGGAGCACGACGGCGCTGGAGGTCCCTGACAAAGAGAACACCTTTCTACTGCAG CTGGAAGGCTCGGCGCAATATGTGATCGAGACCCGTGACGCTGTACAGATGAGAGCCTGGCTGAGTGACATCAGGAACGGCATCTGTCTCAG TGAGCAGGAAGAtgctgaaggtgtgtgtgtggggcctCTGGACATCAGTGGGACACCTGAGATCGTTGACCGTCTTTCACAAG TGTGTTACGGAGGCATCGGAGGCTCCTCACCTCTGATGGATCCTCTCCCACCAGAGCTGCCACCTCGAGCCCCTCTCGACGAACCGGACAGCAGGATTCTTGTAGGAGGCGGGGCTGGCCTGGGCACACCTTTTGCTGAGACGCCAGATGCCACAG GGTCCTTCCTGTTCTCGGAGACGACGACTGCGGAGGCAGTGGAGCACCCGCTCAGCGAGTGCCAGTGGTTCCATGGCACCCTGTCGCGTCTCAAAGCTGCTCAGCTGGTGTTGGCTGGAGGACCCGCGAGCCACGGCGTCTTCCTGGTTCGCCAGAGCGAGACACGGCGCGGAGAATATGTCCTCACCTTTAACTTCCAGGGCAAGGCCAAG CACCTCCGTCTGTCCCTGAACGAGGATGGTCAGTGTCGAGTGCAGCACCTTTGGTTTCAGTCCATCTTTGACATGCTGGAGCACTTCCGGGTGCATCCAATCCCGCTGGAGTCCGGTGGCGCCTCAGACGTCACCCTCATCAGCTTCGTGGGTGCCACTGCTGTTCGACAGCCAG GCCGAGACAGGGCAGGCAGTCGGCCTACagtctgtgatgtcatcaccacGCGCCATCCCGACTCTCCATCAACCCCCATCTCTGACTGTGT ACTTGACCAGCAGACCCCGTAg
- the LOC124072653 gene encoding ceramide synthase-like translates to MLALMAAGSVFFPGLFVLSKETLKHLMRWSEGDAAVVSTRLVSSIQAIMASSAGCIIASSCRDIMEDRHWLTDAYILFATPYFAYDIYAMFLCYRHRLQVKGHEEEEEGGVSSTGAAVVGYLRRESLMVLHHVFVVAFCFPASLLWRQGKGDFFQGVLFLAELSTPFVCLGKVLIQYQKQHTLLHKVNGGLMLLTFFGCRVLLFPYLYYAYSRYASIPVHAVPLVAPWQCNLGAALLWPLQLYWFTLICRGALRHITARRFKAGCDGCGKTGSGFKERGADR, encoded by the exons ATGTTGGCCCTGATGGCTGCCGGCTCCGTCTTCTTCCCTGGGCTCTTCGTGCTGTCCAAAGAGACTCTGAAACACCTGATGAGATGGAGCGAAGGGGACGCTGCTGTTGTGTCTACACg TCTGGTGTCGTCCATCCAAGCCATCATGGCCTCATCAGCCGGATGCATCATCGCCTCTTCCTGCAGGGACATCATGGAGGACAG aCATTGGCTGACAGACGCCTACATCCTGTTTGCCACGCCTTACTTTGCCTACGACATCTACGCCATGTTCCTGTGTTACCGGCACAGGctgcaggtcaaaggtcacgaggaggaggaggagggcggggTCAGCTCGACGGGAGCCGCCGTGGTGGGTTACCTGCGCAGAGAGTCGCTCATGGTGCTGCATCACGTTTTCGTCGTCGCCTTCTGCTTCCCCGCCTCTCTG ctgtggaGACAGGGTAAAGGAGATTTCTTCCAAGGCGTTTTGTTTCTGGCTGAGCTCAGCACGCCGTTCGTCTGTCTGGGGAAAGTCCTGATTCAG TACCAGAAGCAGCACACTCTGCTGCACAAAGTCAACGGAGGCCTGATGCTGCTCACCTTCTTCGGCTGTCGGGTCTTACTCTTCCCCTACCTGTACTACGCCTACAGCAG GTACGCGTCGATCCCGGTGCACGCGGTGCCCCTGGTGGCCCCGTGGCAGTGTAACCTGGGGGCCGCCCTGCTCTGGCCCCTCCAGCTCTACTGGTTCACGCTGATCTGCCGAGGAGCTCTCCGCCACATCACCGCACGACGTTTTAAAGCCGGTTGTGACGGCTGCGGGAAGACCGGAAGTGGCTTCAAAGAAAGAGGAGCGGACAGGTGA
- the nlk1 gene encoding nemo-like kinase, type 1, whose product MAFHGAGRQTVCGDLFPGSELGHKYFCVNSSCGAPSTGLSATPCLTGPTAPAGTPRHPTALGGSTGGGAAVPQPYSNPASEVPSPAEMEPDRPIGYGAFGVVWSVTDPRDGRKVALKKMPNVFQNLVSCKRVFRELRMLCFFKHDNVLSALDILQPPQIDCFEEIYVITELMQSDLHKVIVSPQPLTTDHIKVFLYQILRGLKYLHSAGILHRDIKPGNLLVNSNCLLKICDFGLARVEEPDPSRHMTQEVVTQYYRAPEVLMGCRHYGSAIDVWSVGCIFAELLGRRILFQAQSPIQQLDLITDLLGTPPLSALASACEGARAHILRGPHKPPSLSVLYMLSDGATHEAVHLLCRMLVFDPAKRISGSDALSHPYLDEGRLRYHTCMCQCCYSVPSGRVYTRDFEPAAERPFSHSYENSLLSVWQGKELIHRFITEHQQGKRVPLCINPQSAAFKTFIRSTAWHSSKVSRKEER is encoded by the exons ATGGCATTTCACGGCGCAGGCCGGCAGACCGTCTGTGGAGACTTGTTTCCGGGCTCGGAGCTGGGCCACAAGTATTTCTGTGTCAACTCCTCCTGCGGAGCCCCCTCCACGGGCCTCAGCGCCACACCGTGCCTGACCGGACCCACTGCCCCGGCAGGAACCCCTCGTCACCCCACTGCGCTCGGAGGAAGCACCGGCGGCGGAGCAGCGGTGCCTCAGCCATACAGCAACCCGGCCAGCGAGGTGCCCAGTCCGGCAGAGATGGAGCCGGACCGCCCCATTGGTTATGGCGCATTTGGAGTTGTCTG GTCAGTTACTGATCCACGCGACGGCCGTAAGGTGGCTTTGAAGAAGATGCCTAATGTCTTCCAGAACCTGGTCTCCTGTAAGAGGGTCTTCAGAGAGCTGAGGATGCTGTGCTTCTTCAAACATGACAAT GTTTTGTCAGCTTTGGACATTTTGCAGCCTCCACAGATCGACTGTTTTGAGGAAAT CTACGTGATAACAGAACTGATGCAGAGCGACCTCCACAAAGTGATCGTGTCTCCGCAGCCTCTCACCACCGACCACATCAAGGTCTTCCTCTATCAGATCCTCCGAG gttTGAAGTACCTGCACTCTGCTGGGATCCTGCACAGGGACATCAAACCTGGAAACCTGCTGGTCAACAGCAACTGCCTGCTGAAG ATTTGTGATTTCGGTTTGGCGCGCGTGGAGGAGCCCGACCCGTCACGCCACATGACCCAGGAGGTGGTGACGCAGTACTACAGAGCGCCAGAGGTGCTGATGGGCTGCCGACACTACGGCTCGGCCATCGACGTCTGGTCAGTGGGCTGCATCTTCGCAGAGCTGCTGGGACGACGCATCCTCTTCCAGGCTCAGAGCCCCATTCAGCAG CTGGATCTGATCACAGACCTGCTGGGAACGCCTCCTCTGTCGGCCCTGGCGTCGGCCTGTGAAGGAGCCCGAGCCCACATCCTGAGGGGGCCGCACAAACCG CCGTCGCTGTCGGTGCTCTACATGCTGTCCGACGGGGCGACGCACGAGGCCGTGCACCTGCTCTGCCGGATGCTGGTCTTTGATCCG gCTAAGCGGATTTCCGGCAGCGACGCCCTGTCTCACCCTTACCTGGACGAAGGGCGTCTGCGCTACCACACCTGCATGTGTCAGTGCTGCTACTCTGTGCCCAGCGGCCGAGTTTACACCCGGGACTTTGAGCCGGCGGCCGAGCGGCCGTTCAGCCACAGCTACGAGAACAGTTTGCTGTCAGTGTGGCAGGGAAAAG AGTTAATCCATCGCTTCATCACGGAGCACCAGCAGGGAAAACGAGTGCCGCTGTGCATCAACCCTCAGAGTGCCGCCTTCAAGACCTTCATCag GTCCACAGCGTGGCACTCGTCCAAGGTGTccaggaaggaggagagatga